In Gloeocapsa sp. PCC 73106, the genomic stretch AAATACGCAAGTCAAAACCAAAAGGGTAAAAAGCGATATAAATAGCAGAAAAACAGAGATATTTTCATTAAATTAGTCTTTTAGAATTACAATACGCTTTAACGAGCGAAATACACAGCTATAGTCAACCAAGTTAAAAAGCATAAACGAGTTAAGTTTAAAGCTTGAATTACGGTATCTGGAGTAATCGCATAAATAGGATCGCCTAAAAAAGGCTTGTGTACAATCACCCCCTGATAACGGTTTTCTCCCCCCAATTGCACTCCTAAAATCGCAGCATACACCGATTCACTCCATCCGGAATTAGGACTAGGATCTAGATGAGCATCCCTTTGACAAATGCGCCAAACTCTTAGAGGTTTACGGGAGATTAAAGCGAGGGTAAATACGGTTAGACGACAAGGAATCCAGGTGAGGCGATCGTCTAAATTAGCGCTAAACCAACCTAAATCTGTATATGGTTCTCGGCGATAGCCAATCATCGAATCGAGGGTACTAGCGGCTTTGTAAGCCATAGCTAGGGGTACTGGACCAATTGAGGGTATCATCGCTCCTACAATAGCGTAAAACAAGGGTGCGGTTACTCCATCGGTGGTATTTTCAGAAATTGTTTCTAGTACAGCGCGCAGGATCTCTTTTTCTGAAAGCGTAGCTGTATCTCTACCTACGTATTTACTTAAATGGGAACGAGCTAGGGTTAAATTCCCCTCTTTTAGGGGTTGAATTACTTCCAGAGCGGCGAGTTTGAGACTACGAGCAGCAAAACAAGAAGCTAGTAAAATAGTTTCTGTGGCAATTCCTAACCAGGGATTAATCAGAGTGACATATTTAATGAGTAACCAACTTAGGCAGGCACATCCTACTACAAGAGCAATACTTAAAATAATTCCCCAGAAACGTTTAAACTTTTTTTGTTGGGAAATGACCCAGTGAGAGAAAGTACTAATCAACCATCCCATTACCTGGACAGGATGTAATAATTGGGGTGGATCGCCGATGAGATAATCTAGTATAGAGGCTAAAACCAGAACTAAAGCAGGGGTAGGAATATCGAACACGGGTTAATCGAGTTTGGTTATTTTAGAGTGATTTGCTTCCCAATTAGCTCCATCAAATGCTTCTATAGTGAACTTTACCAGGACATCTTGTCCTAAACAACGGACATTGACATCGACACCATCGGGATGCGATCGCGGTGTATAAAAGGGATGAATACCGCAAATACGGCAGAATTTATGTTGTGCAATTCCAGTATTAAAAGTATAGATAGTTAGAAACTCTTCGCCACTGATCAAGGTAAATTGTTCTGGGGGTATGATCAAGTGTAGAAAACCTTTTTTGATGCACACCGAACAGTTACAATCATAGGCAAGATATTGATTGACCTTAACTTCAAACTTGACCGCTCCACAATGACAACTACCTGGATAAATACTCATAGAATTAGATAGATTAAATTATCTATATGATAAAACTAGTTTCTTGTCCCTGAGAAGCTTGCCAACTGCGAGCATCGTAATATAAATCAGCTAAGGTGATAGTATAGAGAGCTTGTTTTAGTTTTAACTGTACTTGCTTCCAAACGGTAACCGTTACCCAATCTTCAACACACTGGGTTTTAAAGTCATAATTAGCCAAAGGTTCTAAGTTTTCTCCTACTGCTTCTAGAATTTGTCCTAGGGAAATTTGACTAGGTTGATGAGCTAATTGATAACCCCCTTGGGCGCCTCGTGTTGAGCGCACTAAACCCGCATGACGTAAGGAAATTAACAGTTTTTCGAGATAGGGAGCTGGTAAATCCTGTCGCAAAGCGATCGCTTTTACTGAAGATGGACCG encodes the following:
- the cbiB gene encoding adenosylcobinamide-phosphate synthase CbiB, with the protein product MFDIPTPALVLVLASILDYLIGDPPQLLHPVQVMGWLISTFSHWVISQQKKFKRFWGIILSIALVVGCACLSWLLIKYVTLINPWLGIATETILLASCFAARSLKLAALEVIQPLKEGNLTLARSHLSKYVGRDTATLSEKEILRAVLETISENTTDGVTAPLFYAIVGAMIPSIGPVPLAMAYKAASTLDSMIGYRREPYTDLGWFSANLDDRLTWIPCRLTVFTLALISRKPLRVWRICQRDAHLDPSPNSGWSESVYAAILGVQLGGENRYQGVIVHKPFLGDPIYAITPDTVIQALNLTRLCFLTWLTIAVYFAR
- a CDS encoding GFA family protein, with amino-acid sequence MSIYPGSCHCGAVKFEVKVNQYLAYDCNCSVCIKKGFLHLIIPPEQFTLISGEEFLTIYTFNTGIAQHKFCRICGIHPFYTPRSHPDGVDVNVRCLGQDVLVKFTIEAFDGANWEANHSKITKLD
- a CDS encoding RrF2 family transcriptional regulator, with protein sequence MKLTTRSHYSVKALLDLSLQSNYGPSSVKAIALRQDLPAPYLEKLLISLRHAGLVRSTRGAQGGYQLAHQPSQISLGQILEAVGENLEPLANYDFKTQCVEDWVTVTVWKQVQLKLKQALYTITLADLYYDARSWQASQGQETSFII